The proteins below are encoded in one region of Ereboglobus luteus:
- a CDS encoding YkgJ family cysteine cluster protein, giving the protein MKEISCRPNCGACCIAPSISSPMPGMPDGKKAGERCAHLLADFRCELFGQPSRPSVCASLRPTAEMCGSCQADAMQYLAALELETAPGF; this is encoded by the coding sequence ATGAAAGAGATTTCCTGCCGTCCAAATTGCGGGGCGTGTTGCATCGCGCCGTCGATTTCCTCGCCGATGCCGGGGATGCCGGACGGGAAAAAGGCCGGTGAGCGCTGCGCGCACTTGCTGGCGGATTTCCGCTGCGAATTGTTCGGCCAGCCGTCACGTCCGTCCGTCTGCGCAAGCCTTCGGCCAACGGCGGAAATGTGCGGCTCATGCCAGGCGGACGCCATGCAATACCTCGCTGCGCTGGAGTTGGAAACGGCGCCGGGCTTCTGA
- a CDS encoding AEC family transporter codes for MSFSYTAVLLSIVPVFGLVAIGVGLRGFKWVTPEADGSIMRMVVNCLYPCLIFENVLHNDALRNPANLAAAPVSGFLLMGGSIVAALYLGRLLGLTQGHGLRTFAFSSGINNYGYFALAVCAALFGENSPTIGLTLMHTVGGEAAMWTVGIFVLAGLSLREGWKKLLNGPVIALALGLFFNLTDLREHLPGFLMETIHRCGLCGLTIGIILIGCTIHEYLARPSALYHSRVTPIACLLRLGVFPLVFLVVAKCLPFTDDMKCVLIVQAAMPAGMFPIAIAKHYNGQPLTAAQVVIGTTTLGIVTIPLWIKFGMAWVF; via the coding sequence GTGTCCTTTTCCTACACCGCCGTCCTCCTCTCCATCGTTCCCGTCTTCGGACTGGTAGCCATCGGCGTGGGATTGCGCGGCTTCAAATGGGTGACGCCCGAGGCCGACGGCAGCATCATGCGCATGGTCGTCAACTGCCTTTACCCCTGCCTGATTTTTGAAAATGTTCTCCACAACGACGCGCTCCGCAACCCGGCCAACCTCGCCGCCGCGCCCGTTTCCGGCTTTCTGCTCATGGGCGGGAGCATCGTGGCGGCGCTCTACCTCGGACGCCTCCTCGGGCTCACGCAAGGCCACGGCCTGCGCACCTTCGCCTTTTCGTCGGGCATAAACAACTACGGTTATTTCGCGCTCGCCGTCTGCGCCGCGCTCTTCGGGGAAAACTCGCCCACCATCGGCCTCACGCTCATGCACACCGTCGGCGGGGAGGCCGCGATGTGGACGGTCGGCATCTTTGTGCTCGCCGGCCTCTCCCTGCGCGAAGGCTGGAAAAAATTGCTCAACGGCCCCGTGATCGCGCTCGCGCTCGGACTCTTTTTCAACCTCACCGACCTGCGCGAGCACCTTCCCGGTTTCCTCATGGAAACGATCCACCGCTGCGGCCTCTGCGGGCTGACCATCGGCATCATTCTGATCGGTTGCACAATCCACGAATACCTCGCGCGCCCCTCGGCGCTTTATCACTCGCGCGTGACCCCGATCGCCTGCCTCCTGCGCCTCGGCGTCTTTCCGCTGGTCTTTCTGGTGGTTGCCAAATGCCTGCCTTTCACGGACGACATGAAATGCGTCCTGATCGTGCAAGCCGCGATGCCCGCCGGCATGTTCCCGATAGCGATTGCAAAACACTACAACGGCCAGCCCCTGACCGCCGCGCAAGTGGTGATCGGCACGACAACCCTCGGCATCGTCACGATCCCCCTCTGGATAAAATTCGGCATGGCGTGGGTGTTTTGA
- the aroE gene encoding shikimate dehydrogenase, which translates to MSTADTTVYTLADLETWSRPGTHLAVLGRPIAHSLSPLMHNAALAQMAARDPRYRDWHYHRFDIAPEDLPRALAIFHEKKFHGLNLTAPHKVIALDCVAEIDPAAAPAGAVNTLTWTAKGWHGANTDGHGLATAIRETLDIELRDSHILLLGAGGAARGAAGECLQRRCASLTISNRTRPNLDALLDAMRPLAGGIPLSAFQSFSPSAFLIINATSSGLRPADEPPIDLAALTPRPLAVFDMIYNPPQTPLLAQAAALGIPRANGLSMLIHQGARSLEIWTGETIPVEAMRNALQEARESETRRPESQNPKL; encoded by the coding sequence CACTGTTTACACACTCGCCGACCTCGAAACCTGGAGCCGCCCCGGCACGCACCTCGCCGTGCTCGGCCGCCCCATCGCGCACTCGCTCAGCCCCCTCATGCACAACGCCGCGCTCGCGCAAATGGCCGCGCGCGACCCGCGTTACCGCGACTGGCACTACCACCGCTTCGACATCGCCCCCGAAGACCTCCCGCGCGCATTGGCAATTTTTCACGAAAAAAAATTCCACGGCCTCAACCTCACCGCCCCGCACAAAGTGATCGCGCTCGACTGCGTCGCCGAAATCGACCCCGCCGCCGCGCCCGCCGGGGCCGTCAACACATTGACATGGACCGCCAAGGGCTGGCACGGCGCCAACACCGACGGCCACGGCCTCGCCACCGCCATCCGCGAAACGCTCGACATCGAACTCCGCGACTCGCACATCCTCCTCCTCGGCGCCGGCGGGGCCGCCCGCGGAGCCGCCGGCGAATGTCTCCAGCGCCGCTGCGCCAGCCTGACCATCTCCAACCGCACCCGCCCCAACCTCGACGCACTCCTCGACGCCATGCGCCCGCTCGCCGGCGGCATCCCGCTATCAGCCTTTCAGTCCTTCAGTCCTTCAGCCTTTCTCATAATCAACGCCACCAGCTCCGGCCTGCGTCCCGCCGACGAGCCGCCCATCGACCTCGCCGCGCTCACCCCGCGCCCGCTCGCCGTTTTCGACATGATCTACAACCCGCCGCAAACGCCGCTCCTCGCGCAAGCCGCCGCGCTTGGCATCCCGCGCGCCAACGGCCTCTCGATGTTGATCCACCAAGGCGCGCGCTCCCTTGAAATCTGGACCGGCGAAACAATCCCCGTCGAAGCCATGCGCAACGCGCTGCAAGAAGCCAGAGAATCAGAAACCAGAAGGCCAGAAAGCCAGAACCCTAAACTCTAA
- a CDS encoding esterase/lipase family protein translates to MSARAPHTSQCDERDLVVVLHGIGVTCRWMSRIARAVGAEGYRVVNRTYPSRKLPLEQLGAQWLPQLLREHGAAEAARVHFVTHSMGGIVVRIWLRECADLPPPNLGRIVMIAPPNHGSEIPDRLRGFPPFHWFTGVNGTRLGTGGDSLPRQLSSGAFPPGVELGIIAGNHTFNPLFSRWINGESDGTVSVASTRLEGMLDHIVMPHSHTGILLSRPVAAQAVHFLREGKFDRTVP, encoded by the coding sequence ATGTCCGCACGCGCACCACACACTTCGCAATGCGACGAACGCGACTTGGTCGTCGTGCTTCATGGCATCGGGGTTACGTGCCGGTGGATGTCGCGCATCGCGCGCGCGGTCGGGGCCGAGGGGTATCGCGTGGTCAACCGCACCTATCCGTCGCGCAAACTCCCGCTTGAGCAACTCGGCGCGCAGTGGCTTCCGCAATTGCTTCGCGAACATGGCGCCGCCGAGGCGGCGCGCGTGCATTTTGTGACTCATTCGATGGGAGGCATCGTGGTGCGTATTTGGTTGCGCGAATGCGCGGATTTGCCGCCGCCGAATCTCGGGCGCATCGTGATGATTGCGCCGCCAAATCACGGCAGCGAGATTCCCGACCGCTTGCGCGGGTTCCCGCCTTTTCACTGGTTTACGGGAGTCAACGGCACCCGGCTGGGCACGGGCGGCGACTCGCTGCCGCGCCAGCTTTCATCCGGGGCATTTCCCCCGGGCGTGGAGCTTGGCATCATCGCGGGCAACCACACGTTCAACCCGCTTTTCTCCCGCTGGATTAACGGCGAAAGCGACGGCACGGTGAGCGTGGCGAGCACGCGGCTGGAGGGAATGCTCGACCACATCGTCATGCCGCATTCGCACACGGGGATATTGCTGAGCCGTCCCGTCGCCGCGCAGGCGGTGCATTTTTTGAGGGAGGGCAAATTTGACCGGACCGTCCCCTGA
- the nadD gene encoding nicotinate-nucleotide adenylyltransferase produces MKIGFLGGSFDPIHYGHLVAAQDAFEQHKLDRLILVPAAQAPLKPHDVQCPAADRLAMVRAAVEWDTRFEVSDYELLKGGISYTIDTARHFRKQFPNDQLHWIIGGDQLPRLHLWREIGELAKLVEFIFLERPGHPAKTHTPVPGLRLHRCDGHLIEISSTELRARVRGGLSLNYLVPHKTIELIREKNLYR; encoded by the coding sequence ATGAAAATTGGATTCCTCGGAGGCAGCTTCGATCCCATTCACTACGGGCACCTCGTCGCCGCGCAAGATGCGTTCGAACAGCACAAGCTCGACCGCCTCATCCTCGTGCCCGCCGCTCAAGCCCCGCTCAAGCCGCACGACGTGCAATGCCCCGCGGCCGACCGTCTGGCGATGGTGCGCGCCGCCGTCGAATGGGACACGCGCTTTGAAGTTTCAGACTACGAACTGCTCAAGGGCGGCATCAGCTACACAATCGATACCGCGCGCCATTTTCGAAAACAATTTCCCAACGACCAGCTCCACTGGATCATCGGCGGCGACCAGCTCCCGCGCCTGCACCTCTGGCGCGAAATCGGGGAACTGGCAAAACTTGTGGAGTTCATTTTTCTCGAACGCCCGGGGCACCCCGCGAAAACGCACACACCCGTTCCGGGCCTGCGCCTGCACCGCTGCGACGGGCACCTCATCGAAATCAGCTCGACCGAGCTGCGCGCGCGCGTCCGGGGCGGCCTGTCGCTCAACTACCTCGTCCCGCACAAGACGATTGAATTGATCCGCGAAAAAAATCTTTATCGCTGA
- the rsfS gene encoding ribosome silencing factor has product MLEIVCRALDEKKAGELRVLRVSEQSSITDYLVVATGTSEPHLRALRVELEKAIDATGTHIIGMDTGEPGSGWLVIDAFDVMIHVLTQENRERYSLENLWKDAKEISVNELLGIKKPKAKATKKAVKSTTAKPAAKKKPAAKKAPAKKAPAKKPAAKKTARKRAAK; this is encoded by the coding sequence TTGCTTGAAATTGTGTGCCGGGCGCTCGATGAAAAAAAGGCGGGCGAATTGCGCGTGCTGCGCGTGAGCGAGCAATCGTCAATCACGGACTATCTGGTCGTCGCCACCGGCACCTCCGAGCCGCACCTCCGCGCGCTTCGCGTGGAACTCGAAAAGGCAATCGACGCCACCGGCACGCACATCATCGGAATGGACACCGGCGAACCCGGCAGCGGCTGGCTGGTGATCGACGCCTTCGACGTGATGATCCACGTCCTCACGCAGGAAAACCGCGAACGCTACTCCCTCGAAAACCTCTGGAAGGACGCCAAGGAAATTTCCGTGAACGAATTGTTGGGCATTAAAAAGCCGAAAGCCAAGGCAACCAAGAAAGCCGTCAAATCAACAACGGCCAAACCCGCCGCAAAAAAGAAACCGGCCGCGAAAAAAGCACCGGCTAAGAAAGCTCCCGCGAAAAAACCCGCCGCCAAGAAGACGGCGCGCAAAAGGGCGGCAAAATAA